The region TTCGAGTGGACCTTTCAATGGGCCTTCGATCGCGGTGAGCTCACTGTTGAGCCGTCCCTGGGGCGAGCCCTTATTCAGGACGCGTTGCTGCGCTTTCTGGTGCGCGCCGACTATCGATTGGAGCCCGGCGGGGATTACACCTTCACGGTACGGGCACGCTTTTGAAGGCCGGTCGCGGCTGAGGCCACTGGCACCGATAGCCGAGGTGATCTTCGACC is a window of Synechococcus sp. A15-24 DNA encoding:
- a CDS encoding DUF3146 family protein, producing the protein MTALPATTAHLRVLRQCFSDQCVEGEVSAGGFEWTFQWAFDRGELTVEPSLGRALIQDALLRFLVRADYRLEPGGDYTFTVRARF